Proteins encoded by one window of Hylaeus volcanicus isolate JK05 chromosome 7, UHH_iyHylVolc1.0_haploid, whole genome shotgun sequence:
- the LOC128879957 gene encoding uncharacterized protein LOC128879957 has product MSCFGGDDERIYMVEVLIHKVTLTHSKIKDIGEYPISIKVKFMNFPVFEITRQDFYSYKPPPPEDEGCTLRFMIGRSCMFVMQPKELVRELQSTAMKVGVFRIGDTYPTAETEVTLPGCLCDQVAMVQNDAENLPKPFVVKGVYNLVDPGENPSGTLELELRLLCFGRSIMTHYELHPKFFTFRNQDQEREFCVRRLVPPSYRPDGLEQDISEFPDRTTMDELKGIPPKTTRKGKGRKGKGGKGKGKRKGKK; this is encoded by the coding sequence ATGTCCTGCTTCGGGGGCGACGACGAGCGGATCTACATGGTCGAGGTGCTGATCCACAAAGTTACCCTGACGCACAGCAAGATCAAAGATATCGGCGAGTACCCGATCTCGATAAAGGTGAAGTTCATGAACTTCCCCGTGTTCGAGATTACTCGACAGGACTTCTACTCTTACAAGCCACCACCCCCTGAGGACGAGGGTTGCACCCTGAGGTTCATGATAGGAAGAAGTTGCATGTTCGTTATGCAGCCCAAAGAACTGGTGAGGGAGTTGCAATCGACGGCGATGAAGGTCGGTGTGTTTCGAATTGGCGACACTTATCCAACAGCTGAGACGGAGGTAACCCTTCCCGGTTGCTTATGCGACCAAGTGGCGATGGTTCAGAACGACGCTGAGAATCTTCCCAAACCTTTCGTGGTGAAGGGTGTCTACAACCTGGTGGATCCTGGCGAGAATCCTTCAGGCACGTTGGAACTGGAGCTGCGATTGCTATGCTTTGGCAGGTCCATCATGACTCATTACGAGCTGCACCCCAAGTTCTTCACGTTCAGAAACCAGGACCAGGAACGAGAGTTCTGCGTTAGGCGACTGGTACCGCCCAGCTATCGTCCAGACGGTCTCGAACAGGACATTTCGGAATTTCCAGACAGAACCACGATGGACGAGTTGAAAGGCATTCCGCCTAAGACAACGCGCAAGGGGAAGGGAAGGAAAGGTAAGGGAGGGAAGGGTAAGGGCAAGAGGAAGGGCAAAAAGTGA
- the LOC128879847 gene encoding uncharacterized protein LOC128879847 produces the protein MALKKKASTSKEEQLFMLEVFIDRVNLQPEGTSSINTDDMIVCVKFTDLPEYELHVPKCNQNDHTNHPDEIENDQKFGKSCIFAKTPSNLIKALRYAPLRLEVYQTEPSTMKNGAVLGTATISLPACMCNQVSSARNRINGLASPCIVRDTFDLTDSTGKTSGNVSVALRLSCFGSSIVKRFCLSGKSFVLEDSPLQKFLCPYLNPSRTDSRDENIPVEPSLRRPVSPPRISINDPGFKQLTTAEKLNDPKFRELVYRAYPDEPTCCCLPTDRSTHPMECRSGCNRPCCMKLRNPEALTTHKGKPTEDTSVGTYCVNDSNGEPPCASPTRLRGGGDIEQIYVDPSGYNWTDYDTDCTWYNERNRGEVRLEGGGENNMSSCSCSGGTVPVKKSQSKEKNLIDIFNACKPRVTSTGPKPSCACAGKDTEMWHTGAAKCSKEPCVGVDCLIRAFQEAQEFVDSIGKVPGLPGLGLMDPSESPFFGRDLDKDYVPQEPPKPERKRLQSITPQAPPPPPCSAPCNTQRGKSCDDVRAQLPYVPPAPLGALMLPPRLGIVREAIPVLPEVGPMTSTKQRKRDEKKEDRIEKHKDHDIVAALMDTEMGPCGEPRCKSRRKRPAEVTDGTQSATQVASKTATGQKSTRGSKKRRGGTTKHRSPVHVRGRGGGGREKVERGGVKTTAAVGHRRGKDSGHSPGPGGDRDQDFRPPISVSRRVMRFVYFVGDHYPGIYYGHRDCIDVPIRVPANMGWLWNTLAIAGNLKPRIGWKPGAISRYVYELMQEAKENSLLEETASATTTKSAGKTGTSRGKTTEHGRPGTGRGKTVIERDRTGKMTAGRGKTTIDRSRGGAGERGRSATTAQRSMSRRRNRRTSESLQRVKATMNDEEEGSENPPTLHIHRKDGTYYVTMYPIKQKGEDEPRLSEPMKPLQFKIMKNKDDGSVASSSTASDMEIEFSPPAAVTRQRKKPDVVHVDTQVRQQEILDAIKTESAKKKDRRSRRERKSKPETTREKTREKEGGGSRTATRKEN, from the coding sequence ATGGCTTTGAAAAAAAAGGCTTCGACGTCGAAAGAGGAGCAGCTCTTTATGCTCGAGGTATTCATCGATCGAGTGAACCTGCAACCCGAAGGAACGTCGAGTATCAACACGGATGATATGATCGTCTGCGTGAAATTCACCGATCTGCCAGAATACGAATTGCACGTTCCTAAATGCAACCAAAACGATCACACGAATCATCCCGATGAGATAGAAAACGACCAAAAATTCGGTAAATCGTGTATATTTGCTAAGACTCCGAGTAATTTGATCAAGGCCCTGCGATATGCGCCGTTGCGCTTAGAAGTGTATCAAACAGAACCCTCGACGATGAAAAATGGAGCTGTTCTAGGTACAGCGACGATTTCCTTGCCCGCTTGCATGTGCAATCAGGTGTCCTCTGCACGAAATCGAATCAACGGATTAGCCTCGCCGTGCATAGTAAGAGACACCTTCGACCTAACCGATTCCACTGGCAAAACGTCTGGTAACGTATCCGTTGCTCTGAGATTATCTTGTTTCGGCAGCTCGATCGTTAAACGGTTCTGTCTGAGCGGAAAGTCCTTTGTGCTCGAGGACTCGCCACTTCAGAAGTTTCTCTGTCCTTATCTGAACCCCAGCAGGACGGATTCGAGGGACGAGAACATCCCTGTCGAACCGTCGCTGAGACGACCAGTGTCCCCGCCGCGTATTTCGATAAACGATCCTGGTTTCAAACAGCTGACCACAGCCGAGAAGCTCAACGATCCTAAGTTCCGGGAATTAGTTTACAGAGCTTATCCAGATGAACCCACTTGCTGCTGTCTGCCGACTGATCGATCGACGCATCCCATGGAATGTCGTTCCGGTTGCAACCGTCCTTGCTGCATGAAATTGAGAAATCCCGAGGCGCTGACGACGCACAAAGGGAAACCGACGGAGGACACGTCGGTTGGTACCTACTGCGTCAACGATTCCAACGGAGAACCACCATGCGCCAGCCCCACGCGACTTAGAGGCGGTGGAGACATCGAGCAGATTTACGTAGACCCCAGTGGATACAACTGGACCGACTACGACACAGATTGCACGTGGTATAACGAGAGAAACCGTGGAGAAGTTCGGTTAGAGGGCGGAGGGGAGAACAATATGTCCAGCTGTAGCTGTTCTGGCGGAACGGTGCCCGTGAAGAAGTCTCAGTCCAAGGAGAAGAACTTGATCGATATATTCAACGCGTGCAAGCCTCGCGTGACGTCCACTGGACCCAAACCCTCGTGTGCATGTGCGGGGAAGGACACAGAAATGTGGCACACTGGTGCCGCGAAATGCTCGAAGGAACCGTGTGTGGGAGTTGATTGTTTGATTCGAGCTTTCCAGGAGGCGCAGGAGTTCGTCGATTCCATTGGGAAGGTTCCAGGGCTGCCTGGACTGGGCCTGATGGACCCATCGGAGAGTCCCTTCTTCGGCAGAGATCTCGACAAGGACTACGTGCCCCAGGAACCTCCCAAACCCGAAAGAAAGAGGCTACAGTCGATCACTCCACAAGCACCCCCGCCACCCCCATGTAGTGCACCTTGCAACACGCAACGAGGGAAATCTTGCGATGACGTGCGTGCCCAGCTACCCTACGTGCCACCAGCTCCCTTGGGAGCTCTCATGCTACCACCTCGATTGGGAATCGTACGTGAAGCTATACCTGTGCTGCCCGAGGTAGGTCCAATGACGTCGACCAAACAGAGGAAAAGGGACGAGAAGAAGGAAGACAGAATCGAGAAGCACAAAGACCACGACATAGTGGCCGCGCTAATGGACACCGAGATGGGTCCTTGCGGTGAGCCTAGATGCAAGTCCAGGCGAAAGAGACCCGCAGAGGTTACGGATGGCACGCAGAGCGCTACTCAAGTCGCGTCGAAGACGGCGACTGGTCAGAAGTCTACGAGGGGTTCGAAGAAACGACGAGGTGGAACCACTAAACACCGCAGTCCTGTACATGTACGTGGCAGAGGTGGTGGTGGACGTGAAAAGGTTGAACGTGGCGGCGTGAAAACTACCGCAGCAGTAGGACATCGCAGAGGCAAGGACAGTGGCCACTCCCCAGGACCTGGAGGTGATCGCGATCAAGACTTCAGACCGCCGATCTCGGTCAGTAGACGAGTAATGCgattcgtttatttcgttGGCGACCACTACCCTGGGATCTACTACGGACACAGAGACTGCATCGACGTGCCTATAAGAGTACCAGCTAACATGGGGTGGCTGTGGAACACCTTGGCCATCGCAGGTAACCTCAAGCCGCGGATCGGTTGGAAGCCAGGCGCCATTAGTCGCTACGTGTACGAGCTGATGCAAGAGGCGAAGGAGAACTCGTTACTGGAGGAGACGGCAtcggcgacgacgacgaaatCGGCTGGAAAAACGGGAACTAGCCGAGGAAAGACGACGGAACATGGACGACCCGGGACTGGACGCGGAAAGACGGTTATAGAACGTGATAGAACGGGAAAAATGACGGCTGGACGTGGAAAAACTACGATAGATCGCTCGCGAGGTGGTGCTGGTGAACGAGGTAGATCTGCAACGACTGCCCAGAGGAGCATGTCGAGAAGACGGAATAGAAGGACGTCGGAATCCTTGCAGAGGGTGAAGGCCACCATGAACGACGAGGAGGAAGGCTCCGAGAACCCACCAACTCTTCACATTCACAGGAAAGACGGGACTTATTACGTGACTATGTACCCCATCAAACAAAAGGGCGAGGATGAGCCGCGCTTGTCCGAACCGATGAAGCCTTTGCAGTTCAAAATCATGAAGAACAAAGACGACGGCTCGGTAGCCTCTAGCTCTACCGCGTCCGACATGGAAATCGAATTCTCGCCACCTGCGGCGGTCACCAGGCAGCGCAAGAAACCCGACGTGGTCCACGTTGATACGCAAGTCCGTCAACAGGAGATTCTAGATGCCATAAAGACAGAAAGCGCGAAGAAGAAAGATAGGAGAAGCAGAAGGGAGAGAAAGTCGAAACCAGAGACCACGCGAGAGAAAACTAGAGAGAAAGAAGGAGGAGGATCGCGTACTGCGACGCGAAAAGAGAATTAG